The segment AAACGAAAGTTCTCCGTCCAATCATGGCTGTAAGTTGATAACACCTCCAAAGAAGTAGCTGCAAACCGCTCGCCAACTATTCCTTGAAACCTGTCGATAAGTTCCGGTGTAATATTCCCAAAATCACGTTTTCGCAGAAACAAATTAGTATCCATTGGCGAAATTTCGTAAAAAGTATTAGAACAATTCTTTAGAGGTTGTTTAAAAATGGTGTAAAAATTGTTAAATTATTTAATATCACATGGTTAAATACATATTTATTTGTATATTGCTGATTATTAATCAGATAATTAAGCAAGTATGAAAGCCTACCCAACCAACCTAACTGATATTCAGTACGAAGCTATTGAAAAAATAGTAAATGATAACAGGAAAAGAAAGCATCCTTTAAGATGTATTGTAGACGCATTATTGTACATCACCAAAACTGGTGTTCAATGGAGATTGCTGCCTAAAGATTTCCCTAAGTGGCAACTCGTTTATTATTATTTCAGAAAATGGACAGCAGAAGGGCTTATTGAAGAAATACATGATTTTTTGCGTGATAAGTTAAGAAAGGAAAAAGGAAAACATGTTTCACCAAGTCTTGGATTAATTGATAGTCAAACTGTTAAAACTTGTTCTTTCTCGTTATCAAACGGTTATGACGGAAACAAGAAAATTAAAGGAAGAAAAAGACATATTATTACTGACACATTCGGATTTATTATAGCTATTGTGATTCATAACGCTGATATTCAGGACAGAGAAGGAGCTAAATATGTTCTTGAAGAATTAAG is part of the Bacteroidia bacterium genome and harbors:
- a CDS encoding IS5 family transposase, with the translated sequence MKAYPTNLTDIQYEAIEKIVNDNRKRKHPLRCIVDALLYITKTGVQWRLLPKDFPKWQLVYYYFRKWTAEGLIEEIHDFLRDKLRKEKGKHVSPSLGLIDSQTVKTCSFSLSNGYDGNKKIKGRKRHIITDTFGFIIAIVIHNADIQDREGAKYVLEEL